A single window of Microbaculum marinisediminis DNA harbors:
- a CDS encoding carboxypeptidase-like regulatory domain-containing protein, with amino-acid sequence MANKNKPVSASEAGAGETGKEEPGLRTGVVGTVRSPDGEPVSGAVIVARSLDTPTKAIPEIAIVTNEHGSFAWPLRPGRYELAPMLDGRRGDFLPVTVAPKSVTRLDLVFAR; translated from the coding sequence ATGGCGAACAAGAACAAGCCCGTCTCCGCCAGCGAGGCCGGGGCCGGAGAGACTGGGAAGGAGGAGCCGGGATTGCGGACGGGCGTCGTCGGAACGGTCCGTTCGCCGGATGGCGAGCCGGTTTCCGGCGCCGTCATCGTCGCGCGATCGCTCGATACACCGACGAAAGCGATCCCCGAGATCGCCATCGTGACCAATGAGCACGGTTCCTTCGCCTGGCCGTTGCGGCCGGGCCGTTATGAGCTGGCGCCGATGCTCGACGGCCGGCGCGGCGACTTTCTCCCGGTTACCGTGGCACCAAAATCCGTCACCCGGCTCGATCTGGTCTTTGCGCGATAG
- a CDS encoding ABC transporter substrate-binding protein, translating into MNGTIAHRGTFKRAARTAAGLVLGAMLFAGTGGSADAGKITVYTSYEEDELAAFLEAMQADLPDVEVDVLRLSTGDLRARMLAEADNPKHDVIWGWAATAMVDPRIMAMLEPYSPADIDKVPARFRDKDGNWFATTGYMGAFCVNNEEMAKDNLPMPSSWQDLIKPEYEGKLVMPNPASSGTGYLHVASILQMMGEEKGWEYLDALDKNMDQYIKSGSKPCNAASAGEFAIGISFALRAIKNIDEGYPITMVIPSEGAGHELEANALMKTSQNKDDAKKFLDWTVSKNAEAEYNKWKSIVTMQGRDMPEKFKNAGLPDDISTVLFEVDYAWAAENHDRIIAEWQKRYEQ; encoded by the coding sequence ATGAACGGGACTATCGCACATCGCGGCACCTTCAAGCGGGCCGCAAGGACGGCGGCGGGCCTCGTGCTCGGTGCCATGCTGTTCGCGGGCACCGGCGGCAGCGCGGACGCGGGCAAGATCACCGTCTACACCTCATACGAAGAAGACGAACTCGCCGCGTTCCTCGAGGCGATGCAGGCGGACCTGCCCGATGTCGAGGTCGACGTCCTGCGTCTCTCGACCGGGGACCTGCGGGCGCGGATGCTGGCGGAAGCCGACAATCCGAAGCACGACGTGATCTGGGGCTGGGCGGCGACCGCGATGGTCGATCCGCGCATCATGGCGATGCTGGAGCCGTATTCGCCGGCGGACATCGACAAGGTGCCGGCGCGCTTCCGCGACAAGGACGGCAACTGGTTCGCCACCACCGGCTACATGGGCGCCTTCTGCGTCAACAACGAGGAGATGGCGAAGGACAACCTGCCGATGCCGTCGTCCTGGCAGGACCTGATCAAGCCTGAATACGAGGGCAAGCTCGTCATGCCGAACCCGGCGAGCTCCGGCACCGGCTACCTGCACGTCGCCTCGATCCTGCAGATGATGGGCGAGGAGAAGGGCTGGGAGTATCTCGACGCGCTCGACAAGAACATGGACCAGTACATCAAGTCCGGTTCGAAGCCGTGCAACGCGGCGAGCGCCGGCGAATTCGCCATCGGCATCTCGTTCGCGCTGCGCGCCATCAAGAATATCGACGAGGGCTATCCGATCACCATGGTGATCCCGAGCGAGGGCGCGGGCCACGAGCTCGAGGCCAATGCGCTGATGAAGACCTCGCAGAACAAGGACGACGCCAAGAAGTTCCTCGACTGGACCGTCTCCAAGAACGCCGAGGCCGAATACAACAAGTGGAAGTCGATCGTGACCATGCAGGGCCGCGACATGCCGGAGAAGTTCAAGAACGCCGGCCTGCCGGACGATATCTCCACGGTACTGTTCGAGGTCGACTACGCGTGGGCCGCCGAGAACCACGATCGCATCATCGCCGAATGGCAGAAGCGCTACGAGCAGTGA
- a CDS encoding trypsin-like serine peptidase, with amino-acid sequence MAFSKFALTLAVAFAIHPLAAEAASLHESVSSSGDRSIPGELDFAMPSERTMTRAFRGDSRSLSYRVIEDALATRKGGQMTFEEFEALNALEAMGAPVGIESIIGKDRRRRVRRTKRWPYRAVTLVTFNAGRCTGWLMSRDTVATAGHCVHEGNGGDFYPVESYKIYPGANGTRTPYGSCNATKLYTVRGWAKRGRDDFDYGAIKLDCNIGKRVGHLGFFWKRGSLNGMRTIITGFPGDKELTMWRSKGRVKVTQRRRVFYKNDTTGGMSGSPVYRWRKGCDGFCAMAIHAYGTYNGPPYSTNNHGTRITRAVYRNLRKWRR; translated from the coding sequence ATGGCTTTCAGCAAATTCGCACTCACTCTCGCGGTTGCGTTCGCGATCCATCCATTGGCCGCGGAGGCCGCGTCGCTGCACGAGTCCGTTTCAAGCAGCGGGGATCGCTCGATACCGGGCGAACTCGATTTCGCCATGCCCTCGGAACGGACGATGACTCGCGCTTTTCGAGGCGATAGCCGAAGCCTGTCCTACAGGGTGATCGAGGATGCGCTCGCGACCCGGAAGGGCGGACAGATGACTTTTGAGGAATTCGAGGCCTTGAATGCGCTCGAGGCGATGGGGGCGCCGGTCGGAATCGAGTCGATCATCGGCAAGGATCGGCGCAGGCGTGTTCGCCGGACGAAGCGGTGGCCGTACCGGGCGGTGACGCTCGTGACGTTCAACGCCGGACGGTGCACCGGCTGGCTGATGAGCCGGGACACCGTGGCGACTGCCGGCCATTGCGTTCACGAGGGCAACGGCGGCGACTTCTATCCGGTGGAGAGCTACAAGATCTATCCGGGGGCGAACGGAACCAGGACTCCGTACGGCTCCTGCAATGCCACCAAGCTCTATACCGTCAGGGGCTGGGCGAAGCGCGGGCGGGACGATTTCGACTACGGTGCGATCAAGCTCGACTGCAATATCGGCAAAAGGGTGGGGCACCTCGGCTTCTTCTGGAAGCGTGGCTCCCTTAACGGTATGCGGACCATCATCACCGGTTTCCCGGGCGATAAAGAGCTGACCATGTGGCGCAGCAAGGGGCGCGTGAAGGTGACCCAGCGGCGGCGTGTGTTCTACAAGAACGACACGACCGGCGGCATGAGCGGATCGCCCGTCTATCGCTGGAGGAAAGGCTGCGATGGCTTTTGCGCCATGGCGATCCACGCCTACGGCACCTACAATGGCCCTCCCTACAGCACCAACAATCACGGCACGCGCATCACCAGGGCCGTGTACCGGAACCTTCGGAAATGGAGACGGTGA
- a CDS encoding lytic murein transglycosylase has protein sequence MRRGSAAAAVLVGLLAMVIGGPASAASCHGGASFAQWLDAFRAEAAQRGISQATIKSALSGVQYDQSVVNRDRGQGVFSQSFLEFSDRMVNSYRLQNGAKHLSSKKQMFNRIEQQYGVPGPVIVAFWSLETDFGANNGDFRTLNALASLAYDCRRPDLFREHLLAALQIIDHGDLTASEMRGAWAGELGQTQFLPKDYMETAVDFDGDGKRNLIKSSADALASSAALLRKHGWRPGEPWLEEVKVPANLPWQEADIALQYPRSEWARFGVTRVNGSALPADGLSASLLLPMGKDGPAFLAYPNFQVYLQWNRSLVYATTAAYLATRMAGAPKVSRGSAKPFGRNETIALQKALSARGYHVGKIDGILGANTRAAVKAEQIRLGLPADSYPTAELLQKMR, from the coding sequence ATGCGACGCGGAAGTGCGGCGGCAGCGGTCTTGGTTGGCCTGCTCGCCATGGTCATCGGCGGGCCGGCTTCGGCGGCCAGCTGCCACGGCGGTGCGAGCTTTGCCCAATGGCTGGATGCCTTCCGGGCGGAAGCGGCGCAGCGGGGCATTTCGCAAGCCACGATCAAGTCCGCCCTCTCGGGGGTTCAGTACGACCAGTCGGTCGTCAACCGCGACCGCGGACAGGGCGTCTTCTCGCAAAGCTTCCTGGAGTTCTCCGACCGGATGGTGAACTCCTACCGGCTGCAGAATGGCGCCAAGCACCTGTCGTCCAAGAAACAGATGTTCAATCGCATCGAGCAGCAATACGGCGTGCCGGGCCCCGTCATCGTCGCCTTCTGGTCGCTGGAAACCGATTTCGGCGCCAATAACGGCGACTTCAGAACACTGAACGCCCTCGCCTCCCTCGCCTATGATTGCCGCCGCCCGGACCTGTTTCGAGAGCATCTCCTGGCCGCGCTCCAGATCATCGACCACGGCGACCTCACGGCCTCCGAGATGCGCGGCGCCTGGGCCGGCGAGCTCGGCCAGACCCAGTTCCTGCCGAAGGACTATATGGAAACGGCCGTCGATTTCGACGGCGACGGCAAGCGCAACCTGATCAAGAGTTCCGCCGACGCGCTTGCCTCCTCCGCCGCCCTTCTGCGCAAGCATGGCTGGCGTCCGGGGGAACCGTGGCTCGAAGAGGTGAAGGTGCCGGCCAACCTGCCTTGGCAGGAGGCCGACATCGCCCTGCAGTACCCGCGCTCGGAATGGGCCCGCTTCGGCGTCACCCGCGTCAACGGCTCTGCGTTGCCCGCCGACGGACTGTCGGCCTCTCTGTTGCTCCCGATGGGCAAGGACGGACCGGCTTTCCTCGCCTACCCCAATTTTCAGGTCTATCTGCAGTGGAACCGGTCGCTGGTCTACGCAACCACAGCGGCCTACCTGGCCACCCGTATGGCCGGCGCACCGAAGGTCAGCCGGGGCAGCGCGAAACCCTTTGGCCGCAACGAGACCATCGCGTTGCAGAAGGCGCTCAGCGCGCGCGGCTACCACGTCGG